The following proteins are encoded in a genomic region of Sebastes fasciatus isolate fSebFas1 chromosome 12, fSebFas1.pri, whole genome shotgun sequence:
- the tapbpl gene encoding tapasin-related protein: MVMIEVLLFGYFLTCVCADRVADVVLDCTLVEEGVGLGGMGGGTQFTRTPATLVLRDVAVAPDESLETLTPFLPPSIPDPDAILLEATVSSPEIPDAHVLLHADCNEQEVTCEISRYSPYGSQESSEPAYFMVSINVEGVEFSTALILQTLAVEKDQSTLIQNKLGLPLGQSGTLLTEVIFLVFSHIKSVSAHLRSDVLLNCGFKQQEIPLAQEVAVEWRLQHKGKGGKVLEMKTRLDEAEGSTVVHAERKGSSVDVSQVVGEGNASVTLTKLKASDEGTYICTVSVGLFHAQQVIQLHVTQQPDVSLSEERLVLTASPQTLSCHCTKYYPLDVQMEWLSLSPTDTEPTVLPHQGSLSSHRQHGDGSYSLSSHLTVPSSVAPGTKITCRVSHPALDAPLSVTLVVESPEPGSYWVVLGFLIITVLFFYQVMS; this comes from the exons ATGGTGATGATTGAAGTGCTTTTGTTTGGATACTTCCTGACGTGCGTTTGTG CTGACAGGGTTGCAGATGTGGTACTTGACTGCACGCTGGTGGAGGAGGGAGTTGGACTTGGTGGAATGGGAGGTGGCACACAATTCACACGGACTCCAGCCACTCTTGTCTTAAGAGACGTCGCAGTGGCTCCTGACGAATCACTCGAAACACTCACTCCGTTTTTGCCGCCTTCGATCCCTGACCCAGATGCCATCCTGTTAGAAGCCACAG TGTCGTCACCTGAGATCCCTGATGCACATGTGTTGCTCCACGCCGACTGCAATGAGCAGGAGGTGACGTGCGAAATAAGCCGTTACTCACCTTATGGATCCCAAGAAAGTTCAGAACCAGCTTATTTCATGGTTTCTATTAATGTGGAGGGAGTTGAGTTCAGCACTGCGTTGATTCTGCAGACTTTGGCGGTGGAGAAGGACCAGTCAACCCTCATACAAAACAAACTGGGCCTGCCTCTTGGCCAGTCGGGAACTCTTCTGACGGAGG TGATATTCTTGGTGTTTTCCCACATAAAGTCTGTATCTGCCCATCTGAGAAGCGATGTTCTCCTCAACTGTGGCTTCAAGCAGCAGGAGATACCTTTAGCGCAGGAAGTGGCCGTTGAATGGCGACTGCAACACAAGGGGAAAGGGGGGAAAGTGCTTGAAATGAAGACGAGGCTGGATGAGGCAGAAGGGAGCACAGTGG TTCATGCAGAAAGGAAGGGATCAAGCGTGGATGTCTCCCAGGTTGTTGGTGAAGGTAACGCCTCTGTGACTCTGACCAAACTGAAGGCTTCGGATGAGGGGACGTACATCTGTACCGTCAGTGTTGGCCTTTTCCACGCCCAGCAGGTCATTCAACTCCATGTTACTC AACAACCTGATGTTTCGCTCTCAGAGGAGAGGTTGGTTTTGACAGCATCGCCCCAGACGCTGAGCTGCCACTGCACTAAATACTACCCACTGGATGTTCAG ATGGAGTGGTTGTCCCTCTCTCCTACAGACACAGAGCCCACAGTGCTTCCACATCAAGGCTCTCTGTCCAGCCATCGACAGCATGGTGACGGGTCTTATTCTCTGTCATCTCACCTCACTGTGCCCTCCAGTGTCGCCCCTGGGACTAAAATCACCTGCAGGGTGTCTCACCCAGCCCTGGATGCTCCTCTCTCCGTCACTCTGGTGGTAGAAAGTCCAGAACCAG GTTCCTATTGGGTGGTTCTGGGCTTCCTGATCATCACTGTGCTCTTCTTCTACCAGGTCATGAGCTAA
- the vamp1b gene encoding synaptobrevin, giving the protein MSAPDAAAQGGAPGAPGAPGPDGAPGGGPPNTSSNRRLQQTQAQVEEVVDIMRVNVDKVLERDQKLSELDDRADALQAGASQFESCAAKLKNKYWWKNCKMMIMMGIIGVIVVGIIFLYFFY; this is encoded by the exons AT GTCAGCCCCAGATGCTGCCGCCCAAGGAGGAGCACCCGGTGCTCCAGGAGCCCCTGGTCCAGATGGAGCCCCAGGCGGTGGACCACCCAACACCTCCAGCAACCGAAGGCTACAGCAGACACAGGCCCAAGTCGAGGAG GTGGTGGATATCATGCGGGTGAATGTAGACAAGGTTTTGGAAAGGGACCAGAAGCTTTCAGAGCTGGATGACAGAGCGGACGCTCTCCAAGCCGGAGCCTCCCAGTTTGAAAGCTGCGCAGCTAAGCTAAAGAACAAGTACTGGTGGAAGAACTGCAAG ATGATGATCATGATGGGTATCATTGGAGTCATTGTGGTTGGAATAATATTCT TGTACTTCTTCTACTGA
- the mrpl51 gene encoding large ribosomal subunit protein mL51 → MSVLGGLLRAGASLCQSAGTLLHTARTVSTGTCCQIRMHAIPQLKKVDRWTEKRSMYGVYDNIGILGDFKAHPKDLIVAPCWLKAFKGNELQRLVRKKKMVGDRMMTLDKHNLEKRIKFLYRRYNRTGKLR, encoded by the exons ATGTCTGTGCTGGGAGGATTACTGAGAGCTGGAGCTTCCCTCTGTCAGTCTGCTGGGACTCTGCTGCACACAGCCAGGACCGTCTCTACTG GTACGTGCTGTCAGATCAGGATGCATGCCATCCCTCAGCTAAAGAAGGTGGACAGGTGGACTGAGAAGAGGAGCATGTATGGAGTTTATGATAACATAGGCATCTTAG GGGACTTTAAAGCTCATCCCAAAGACCTCATCGTGGCTCCCTGCTGGCTGAAGGCTTTCAAAGGCAACGAACTGCAGCGTCTAGTTAGAAAGAAGAAGATGGTGGGAGACCGAATGATGACTCTGGACAAACACAACTTGGAGAAGAGGATCAAATTCCTCTACAGACGCTACAACCGCACTGGCAAACTCCGCTAA